A genomic region of Mus pahari chromosome 22, PAHARI_EIJ_v1.1, whole genome shotgun sequence contains the following coding sequences:
- the LOC110338711 gene encoding heterogeneous nuclear ribonucleoprotein A3 isoform X2, whose product MEGHDPKEPEQLRKLFIGGLSFETTDDSLREHFEKWGTLTDCVVMRDPQTKRSRGFGFVTYSCVEEVDAAMCARPHKVDGRVVEPKRAVSREDSVKPGAHLTVKKIFVGGIKEDTEEYNLRDYFEKYGKIETIEVMEDRQSGKKRGFAFVTFDDHDTVDKIVVQKYHTINGHNCEVKKALSKQEMQSAGSQRGRGGGSGNFMGRGGNFGGGGGNFGRGGNFGGRGGYGGGGGGSRGSYGGGDGGYNGFGGDGGNYGGGPGYSSRGGYGGGGPGYGNQGGGYGGGGGGYDGYNEGGNFGGGNYGGGGNYNDFGNYSGQQQSNYGPMKGGSFGGRSSGSPYGGGYGSGGGSGGYGSRRF is encoded by the exons ATGGAG GGCCATGATCCAAAGGAGCCTGAGCAGCTGAGGAAGCTGTTTATTGGTGGGCTGAGCTTTGAAACCACAGATGATAGCTTAAGAGAACATTTTGAGAAATGGGGCACACTTACAGACTGTGTGGTAATGAGAGATCCCCAAACAAAACGTTCCAGAGGCTTTGGTTTTGTGACCTACTCTTGTGTTGAAGAGGTGGATGCTGCAATGTGTGCTCGGCCACACAAGGTTGATGGACGTGTGGTGGAACCAAAGAGAGCTGTTTCTAGAGAGGATTCTGTAAAGCCTGGTGCCCATTTAACGGTGAAGAAAATTTTTGTTGGTGGTATTAAAGAGGATACGGAAGAATATAACCTGAGAGACTACTTTGAAAAGTATGGCAAGATTGAAACCATAGAGGTTATGGAAGACAGGCAGAGTGGGAAAAAGAGAGGATTTGCTTTTGTAACTTTTGATGATCATGACACAGTTGATAAAATTGTTGTTCAGAAATACCACACTATTAATGGGCATAATTGTGAAGTGAAAAAGGCCCTTTCTAAACAAGAGATGCAGTCTGCTGGATCCCAGAGAGGTCGTGGAGGTGGATCTGGCAACTTTATGGGTCGTGGAGGAAActttggaggtggtggaggaaacTTTGGTCGTGGAGGAAACTTTGGTGGAAGAGGTGGctatggtggtggaggtggtggcagcagaggtagttatggaggtggtgatggtggataTAATGGATTTGGAGGTGATGGTGGCAACTATGGTGGTGGTCCTGGTTACAGTAGTAGAGGAGGATATGGAGGTGGTGGACCAGGTTATGGAAACCAGGGTGGAGGatatggtggtggaggaggaggatatGATGGTTACAATGAAGGAGGAAATTTTGGTGGAGGTAACTATGGTGGTGGTGGAAACTATAATGACTTTGGAAATTATAGTGGACAGCAACAATCAAATTATGGACCCATGAAGGGGGGCAGTTTTGGTGGAAGAAGCTCAGGCAGTCCCTATGGTGGTGGCTATGGATCTGGAGGTGGAAGTGGTGGATATGGTAGCAGaaggttttaa
- the LOC110338711 gene encoding heterogeneous nuclear ribonucleoprotein A3 isoform X1 — protein sequence MEVKPPPGRPQPDSGRRRRRRGEEGHDPKEPEQLRKLFIGGLSFETTDDSLREHFEKWGTLTDCVVMRDPQTKRSRGFGFVTYSCVEEVDAAMCARPHKVDGRVVEPKRAVSREDSVKPGAHLTVKKIFVGGIKEDTEEYNLRDYFEKYGKIETIEVMEDRQSGKKRGFAFVTFDDHDTVDKIVVQKYHTINGHNCEVKKALSKQEMQSAGSQRGRGGGSGNFMGRGGNFGGGGGNFGRGGNFGGRGGYGGGGGGSRGSYGGGDGGYNGFGGDGGNYGGGPGYSSRGGYGGGGPGYGNQGGGYGGGGGGYDGYNEGGNFGGGNYGGGGNYNDFGNYSGQQQSNYGPMKGGSFGGRSSGSPYGGGYGSGGGSGGYGSRRF from the coding sequence ATGGAGGTAAAACCGCCGCCCGGTCGCCCCCAGCCTGACTCCggccgtcgccgccgccgccgggggGAGGAGGGCCATGATCCAAAGGAGCCTGAGCAGCTGAGGAAGCTGTTTATTGGTGGGCTGAGCTTTGAAACCACAGATGATAGCTTAAGAGAACATTTTGAGAAATGGGGCACACTTACAGACTGTGTGGTAATGAGAGATCCCCAAACAAAACGTTCCAGAGGCTTTGGTTTTGTGACCTACTCTTGTGTTGAAGAGGTGGATGCTGCAATGTGTGCTCGGCCACACAAGGTTGATGGACGTGTGGTGGAACCAAAGAGAGCTGTTTCTAGAGAGGATTCTGTAAAGCCTGGTGCCCATTTAACGGTGAAGAAAATTTTTGTTGGTGGTATTAAAGAGGATACGGAAGAATATAACCTGAGAGACTACTTTGAAAAGTATGGCAAGATTGAAACCATAGAGGTTATGGAAGACAGGCAGAGTGGGAAAAAGAGAGGATTTGCTTTTGTAACTTTTGATGATCATGACACAGTTGATAAAATTGTTGTTCAGAAATACCACACTATTAATGGGCATAATTGTGAAGTGAAAAAGGCCCTTTCTAAACAAGAGATGCAGTCTGCTGGATCCCAGAGAGGTCGTGGAGGTGGATCTGGCAACTTTATGGGTCGTGGAGGAAActttggaggtggtggaggaaacTTTGGTCGTGGAGGAAACTTTGGTGGAAGAGGTGGctatggtggtggaggtggtggcagcagaggtagttatggaggtggtgatggtggataTAATGGATTTGGAGGTGATGGTGGCAACTATGGTGGTGGTCCTGGTTACAGTAGTAGAGGAGGATATGGAGGTGGTGGACCAGGTTATGGAAACCAGGGTGGAGGatatggtggtggaggaggaggatatGATGGTTACAATGAAGGAGGAAATTTTGGTGGAGGTAACTATGGTGGTGGTGGAAACTATAATGACTTTGGAAATTATAGTGGACAGCAACAATCAAATTATGGACCCATGAAGGGGGGCAGTTTTGGTGGAAGAAGCTCAGGCAGTCCCTATGGTGGTGGCTATGGATCTGGAGGTGGAAGTGGTGGATATGGTAGCAGaaggttttaa